Below is a genomic region from Brassica oleracea var. oleracea cultivar TO1000 chromosome C9, BOL, whole genome shotgun sequence.
ATTAACTTATTAAGTGATTTGGTGATTTCATGTATTTTTACTAGGATCTATAGTTAGTATGATACATGTGGCTATTAGTTATCTGTCAATCAGTATTAATGAAAATGTTTAGATTATTGGAAATTTGAAGATCATACAAGTTGGTATTGTTATGGGTGAGATACGTTAGTATTAGAAATGAAGGGGTCAAAACGTATAAACTATGGAAATTTGAAAATCATACAAGTTGGTATTGTTATGGATGAGATACGTTAGTATTAGAAATGAAGGGGTCAAAACGTATAAACTATGGAAATATATACCAAGTTAGTGCATACCATATAAATTAATTGAAGGGTCAACTTTGTTTGTCAGCTCTCAGCGACACCTTGTCACTTTCTAGCTGCGAGTGACAAACGGCACGACGTGTCGTTTTCACCGTCCCAGATTACGTGGTTTCGGCGATTTTGAGCATTTCTTACACCTTTTTCTATAATATCATTTGACACCTTACTCATTTTGAGAAACAATCAATCATAAAGAATATTTCTATTGACAGTTTCATCAGATAAAACAAGTGATTTTAAAAAAAATGATTTATCGTAATGTATATCTTGAGTATTTGATGAACCTAGTATTAACAAAAAAGAAGAAGCATAGAACGTAGTATATCCACAAAACGTTACCAGAGTATTTTCGAAGGCACAAACAAAGTAGCTTAAAGCCATCTAAAGAAAGTCATTAGTTCTGATATGGTTGATTTTTGATTACTCTAGTTGTCTCTTGGCCGTGAACGTTGTTGGGTTTCGTCAGATGGATCACTCCTATCGTTTTGTTGGTCCAGAGATGCATAGACATCATTCCAAATTTGCTGTTCTTGTGGGCTGTGGCTGGAACTAGGTCGCCACGCATTGAAGTCTCCACTCTGAGAACAAAACAACGAGCAAGCGAAAATAGTAAGCAAGAGTTACGGATCATACCAAACCGAAATTTTCAAAGGCTCGAAGATTTGATGGGTTTCACCTGATGCGGCTGAATTGATGGCAAGTAGTTGCTTGAGACACCACCTTCAGAGCCAAACCTCGAGTTTGCTTGGTTCTTATCACCCCACGTGCCAAAGGTGTTAGCAGAACCGTAAGCAGAAGGAACCATAGAGGCAGCTGAGTACTGAGGCATGTTGTCGCTGCCGTACTGTTCTAGCCGCCAGTAAGGATATGTCCCCATATTACCATAATGCGCCATGTTACTACGACCATGTTGCTGAAATGCTGCTGCTGACTGAGGAGGCATGTTGTAGATATCGTTCTGTTCTGGTCGCCAGTAAGGAGAGTTCGTGATATTACCATAATGCGCCATGTTACTACCACCATGTTGCTGAAATGGTAGTACTGCTGATGGTGGCAAGTAAGGAGGTCTCGTGATATTACCATACTGCCCTGAAGGAACTTGCAACTGAGAGTAATGAGGGTTCCTCTGTGTATGTGGTAGGTTCATGGCTTGTGGGTTCCTCTGTGTCTGTGGTAGGTTCATGGCTTGTTGGTTCCTCTTTGGTACAAAGTCAGTGGATGTTATCAATGCCTGTGCCAAAAATGAAAATCAAAACTAAAAGTATGAAAGAGAGTGTAAAAATAAATAACTATTAATGGTTTATGAGAAGACTTTACCTTGGTCATGGAAACGGATAGCCTAGGACCATGTGAAGATGCAGTAGTAGTAATGCTTTGTCTTGTAGGCATTGGCTGATTCACCGGCTCATGAGTTCCATACTGCACATGTTCTGCTTCAAGATGGTCTGAGGAGGAGGGATCTCTGTGAAATAAAAAAAATCATTTAAGAGATTATTAATAGAGCAAATAAAAAATGGAGAGGAAGCTAGAGAAGCAGACTTACATTTTGCTCAGCTCTTTTGAGTCATCATTATTCTCTATAGGGAGTAGAGAGAAAGGGATTTTAAGTCGATCTCTTGTTTCGTCATACTCACTAGATGTGTAATCAATTGAATTAGTAACGTCTTCATCATCAGGCAAGCGACGTTCATTCTTGACAGGAGCTTTAGTTACACGCTCTTTGATGATTAAAGCATATCTCGTCTTCAAAGCACCAGCCATTTTTGGCGCCCCAAAAGAGGAAATCATCTCGTCTTCACCTGAATTTACTGGCACACTCTTGGTTTCAACATTTGTTATGTCACTGCAAAGAAAAAAAGGAATGTTGTTGTTACAAAGCGAGATACAACCATTGATTGGTACCAAGCAGATTTAATACCTAGAAGATGGCTGAGATGTTGTTGCTTCAACCGAGGTTACAGGCACATTATCAGTAGTAGATGAAACAGCCAATAGTTGATTAGTACTGGTTCCTTGCTCATTACTCGTCTCTGAACCAACAACAACCACAAAGATCAAGTCTTCTTGCATCACATGATCGATCATCTAAGATAAAAGCTTGTTAATTTTCACTACCTTGATCACTACTAATATTCTGGATGCTTGTATCAACTCCTTGAGAGCAAGAATCTGACGTGTCCGTGGTCTTG
It encodes:
- the LOC106317318 gene encoding uncharacterized protein LOC106317318 codes for the protein MAAKEEDGNVNADGNLAEAGEMDELLQAISDVLRSQAPLVHEDESNPGEKKETTDTSDSCSQGVDTSIQNISSDQETSNEQGTSTNQLLAVSSTTDNVPVTSVEATTSQPSSSDITNVETKSVPVNSGEDEMISSFGAPKMAGALKTRYALIIKERVTKAPVKNERRLPDDEDVTNSIDYTSSEYDETRDRLKIPFSLLPIENNDDSKELSKIDPSSSDHLEAEHVQYGTHEPVNQPMPTRQSITTTASSHGPRLSVSMTKALITSTDFVPKRNQQAMNLPQTQRNPQAMNLPHTQRNPHYSQLQVPSGQYGNITRPPYLPPSAVLPFQQHGGSNMAHYGNITNSPYWRPEQNDIYNMPPQSAAAFQQHGRSNMAHYGNMGTYPYWRLEQYGSDNMPQYSAASMVPSAYGSANTFGTWGDKNQANSRFGSEGGVSSNYLPSIQPHQSGDFNAWRPSSSHSPQEQQIWNDVYASLDQQNDRSDPSDETQQRSRPRDN